In the Apteryx mantelli isolate bAptMan1 chromosome 1, bAptMan1.hap1, whole genome shotgun sequence genome, one interval contains:
- the TEX30 gene encoding testis-expressed protein 30 isoform X3: MVKVKIPFGNKYLDAIFSVPKKKLTYGVILTHGAGGDMNFRQLVSLAAYLVSRGILCLRFTCKGLNIAYRAKAYKAVVEYLKLSDDYKLSGVFLAGRSMGSRAAASVIRQLSQDSDDDFIQGLVCLSYPLHRPKLQSKLRDEDLLFIRCPVLFVSGSADEMCGKQLLEDVASKMKAPKKIHWIDKANHGMAVKGRTTDDIMEEINTQVFSWLRENIELEDK, translated from the exons ATG gTTAAAGTGAAAATACCTTTTGGAAACAAATATCTGGATGCTATTTTTTCTGTCCCAAAGAAGAAATTAACATATGGAGTGATTCTtacccatggagctggaggagatATGAATTTCCGTCAGTTAGTTTCTTTGGCAGCCTATCTTGTATCCCGTGGAATTCTGTGCCTGCGGTTTACTTGTAAAGGCCTTAACATTGCTTATAGGGCTAAAGCATACAAAGCAGTTGTG GAATACTTAAAGCTTTCTGATGATTATAAACTTTCAGGTGTCTTCCTTGCAG GCCGTTCCATGGGCTCACGAGCTGCTGCCTCAGTGATACGTCAGCTTAGCCAGGATAGTGATGACGACTTCATCCAAGGCTTAGTATGTTTATCTTACCCGTTGCATCGACCAAAACTTCAGTCCAAGCTCCGGGACGAGGATTTATTATTTATCAGGTGTCCAGTGCTATTTGTCTCAGGATCAGCAGATGAGATGTGTGGAAAA CAATTGTTAGAAGATGTGGCAAGCAAAATGAAAGCCCCTAAAAAAATCCATTGGATTGATAAAGCAAACCATGGGATGGCAGTCAAAGGACGAACAACAGATGATATCATGGAAGAAATAAACACACAGGTTTTTTCTTGGCTCAGAGAAAACATTGAACTGGAGGACAAATGA
- the TEX30 gene encoding testis-expressed protein 30 isoform X2, with protein sequence MSGHAEVKVKIPFGNKYLDAIFSVPKKKLTYGVILTHGAGGDMNFRQLVSLAAYLVSRGILCLRFTCKGLNIAYRAKAYKAVVEYLKLSDDYKLSGVFLAGRSMGSRAAASVIRQLSQDSDDDFIQGLVCLSYPLHRPKLQSKLRDEDLLFIRCPVLFVSGSADEMCGKQLLEDVASKMKAPKKIHWIDKANHGMAVKGRTTDDIMEEINTQVFSWLRENIELEDK encoded by the exons ATGAGCGGGCACGCAGAG gTTAAAGTGAAAATACCTTTTGGAAACAAATATCTGGATGCTATTTTTTCTGTCCCAAAGAAGAAATTAACATATGGAGTGATTCTtacccatggagctggaggagatATGAATTTCCGTCAGTTAGTTTCTTTGGCAGCCTATCTTGTATCCCGTGGAATTCTGTGCCTGCGGTTTACTTGTAAAGGCCTTAACATTGCTTATAGGGCTAAAGCATACAAAGCAGTTGTG GAATACTTAAAGCTTTCTGATGATTATAAACTTTCAGGTGTCTTCCTTGCAG GCCGTTCCATGGGCTCACGAGCTGCTGCCTCAGTGATACGTCAGCTTAGCCAGGATAGTGATGACGACTTCATCCAAGGCTTAGTATGTTTATCTTACCCGTTGCATCGACCAAAACTTCAGTCCAAGCTCCGGGACGAGGATTTATTATTTATCAGGTGTCCAGTGCTATTTGTCTCAGGATCAGCAGATGAGATGTGTGGAAAA CAATTGTTAGAAGATGTGGCAAGCAAAATGAAAGCCCCTAAAAAAATCCATTGGATTGATAAAGCAAACCATGGGATGGCAGTCAAAGGACGAACAACAGATGATATCATGGAAGAAATAAACACACAGGTTTTTTCTTGGCTCAGAGAAAACATTGAACTGGAGGACAAATGA
- the TEX30 gene encoding testis-expressed protein 30 isoform X1 produces MSGHAEVTADCHTLHTAIPFLAPSVCIPAFQLSSEKAIKVKVKIPFGNKYLDAIFSVPKKKLTYGVILTHGAGGDMNFRQLVSLAAYLVSRGILCLRFTCKGLNIAYRAKAYKAVVEYLKLSDDYKLSGVFLAGRSMGSRAAASVIRQLSQDSDDDFIQGLVCLSYPLHRPKLQSKLRDEDLLFIRCPVLFVSGSADEMCGKQLLEDVASKMKAPKKIHWIDKANHGMAVKGRTTDDIMEEINTQVFSWLRENIELEDK; encoded by the exons ATGAGCGGGCACGCAGAG GTGACTGCTGACTGCCATACACTTCATACTGCCATCCCATTTTTGGCACCCTCTGTTTGCATTCCTGCATTTCAGCTGAGCAGTGAAAAGGCTATAAAG gTTAAAGTGAAAATACCTTTTGGAAACAAATATCTGGATGCTATTTTTTCTGTCCCAAAGAAGAAATTAACATATGGAGTGATTCTtacccatggagctggaggagatATGAATTTCCGTCAGTTAGTTTCTTTGGCAGCCTATCTTGTATCCCGTGGAATTCTGTGCCTGCGGTTTACTTGTAAAGGCCTTAACATTGCTTATAGGGCTAAAGCATACAAAGCAGTTGTG GAATACTTAAAGCTTTCTGATGATTATAAACTTTCAGGTGTCTTCCTTGCAG GCCGTTCCATGGGCTCACGAGCTGCTGCCTCAGTGATACGTCAGCTTAGCCAGGATAGTGATGACGACTTCATCCAAGGCTTAGTATGTTTATCTTACCCGTTGCATCGACCAAAACTTCAGTCCAAGCTCCGGGACGAGGATTTATTATTTATCAGGTGTCCAGTGCTATTTGTCTCAGGATCAGCAGATGAGATGTGTGGAAAA CAATTGTTAGAAGATGTGGCAAGCAAAATGAAAGCCCCTAAAAAAATCCATTGGATTGATAAAGCAAACCATGGGATGGCAGTCAAAGGACGAACAACAGATGATATCATGGAAGAAATAAACACACAGGTTTTTTCTTGGCTCAGAGAAAACATTGAACTGGAGGACAAATGA